The following are encoded in a window of Massilia sp. R2A-15 genomic DNA:
- a CDS encoding HAMP domain-containing sensor histidine kinase, protein MPEAATRVAPGRRLYVRFYVAVLASLLAVSILFGLAHHVFDPARAGLAAVGPQRHAIGFGALLAIIALVVAVASYPVVRRLTGRLERLQRSVEAWGAGQLATRVAVEGDDEVARLAASFNASAAHIEKLVGAQKSLLANASHELRSPLARIRMAAELMAEQAPPAIGAELRRSVGELDQLIDEVLLASRLDAVGADMARLEEVDLTGIVAEECARVDASLEARAHSIAGDPKLLRRMVRNLLENAVRYGAGSAIVVRLAAGAGAALRLDVCDGGPGIPEPERERVFEPFYRIAGASEAAGGVGLGLSLVRQIARHHGGDAQCLPNGAGGCCFRVTLPSAG, encoded by the coding sequence CGTGGCCGTGCTGGCCAGCCTGCTGGCGGTGTCGATCCTGTTCGGGCTTGCGCACCACGTCTTCGATCCGGCCCGCGCGGGACTGGCGGCAGTCGGCCCGCAGAGGCACGCGATCGGGTTCGGAGCACTGCTGGCCATCATCGCGCTGGTGGTCGCGGTGGCTTCCTATCCGGTGGTGCGGCGGCTTACCGGCCGGCTCGAGCGGCTGCAGCGCAGCGTCGAAGCCTGGGGCGCAGGCCAGCTGGCGACGCGCGTTGCGGTGGAGGGAGACGACGAGGTGGCGCGCCTGGCCGCCAGCTTCAACGCCTCGGCCGCGCATATCGAAAAGCTCGTCGGCGCCCAGAAGTCGCTGCTGGCAAACGCTTCGCACGAACTGCGCTCGCCGCTGGCGCGAATCCGCATGGCCGCCGAACTGATGGCGGAGCAGGCGCCGCCGGCAATCGGCGCCGAACTGCGGCGCAGCGTTGGGGAGCTCGACCAGCTCATCGACGAAGTGCTGCTGGCCAGCCGCCTCGATGCGGTGGGCGCCGACATGGCTCGCCTTGAGGAAGTCGACCTGACCGGCATCGTGGCGGAAGAATGCGCGCGGGTGGACGCTTCGCTGGAGGCGCGCGCGCACAGCATCGCGGGCGATCCGAAACTGCTGCGCCGGATGGTGCGCAACCTGCTGGAAAACGCCGTGCGCTACGGCGCCGGTTCGGCGATCGTCGTGCGGCTCGCGGCCGGCGCGGGCGCGGCCCTGCGGCTCGACGTGTGCGACGGCGGCCCCGGGATTCCCGAACCCGAACGCGAGCGCGTCTTCGAGCCGTTCTACCGGATTGCCGGCGCGAGCGAGGCGGCCGGCGGCGTCGGCCTCGGCCTGAGTCTGGTGCGCCAGATCGCGCGCCACCACGGCGGCGACGCCCAGTGCCTGCCGAACGGCGCCGGCGGCTGCTGCTTTCGCGTGACGCTGCCGTCCGCCGGCTGA
- a CDS encoding cell envelope integrity protein TolA produces the protein MTEYGKRGPNRTGLIVTVALHLLLIAIYFLQPHREKHAPPPAGSTMVYIAPLPTGKPKPKAQQQQAPKKTPKTPPVRIQRLPNTITLPNEKPVEVVKEEPKPVTQPPPPEMDMQAYIEARRKARGARDPGDSPSEESESARATRIATANIAAANGRTHGDDKNETGGVFSLSNKTFHSADLKFRGWNPNFKRRWLQQVTVEQGAEVDVETAIIKKMIELIRKEKTGDFEWNSHRLQRVVTMSARPQDTAELQAFLFREMFPDYKPPGR, from the coding sequence GTGACCGAATACGGGAAGCGCGGGCCGAACCGCACCGGCCTGATCGTCACCGTCGCGCTGCACCTGCTGCTGATTGCCATCTATTTCCTCCAGCCGCACCGCGAGAAGCATGCTCCGCCGCCGGCCGGCTCGACCATGGTCTACATCGCCCCTCTGCCGACGGGCAAGCCCAAGCCTAAAGCCCAGCAGCAGCAGGCGCCGAAGAAAACTCCGAAGACGCCGCCGGTGCGTATCCAGCGACTGCCCAACACGATCACTCTGCCCAACGAGAAGCCGGTCGAGGTGGTGAAGGAGGAGCCGAAGCCGGTGACCCAGCCGCCGCCGCCGGAGATGGACATGCAGGCCTACATCGAGGCGCGCCGCAAGGCACGCGGCGCCAGGGATCCGGGCGACTCGCCGTCCGAGGAAAGCGAGAGTGCGCGCGCCACCCGCATTGCCACGGCCAACATCGCCGCGGCCAATGGGCGCACGCACGGCGACGACAAGAACGAAACGGGCGGCGTGTTCAGCCTGTCGAACAAGACCTTCCACAGCGCCGACCTGAAATTCCGCGGCTGGAACCCGAACTTCAAGCGGCGCTGGCTGCAGCAAGTGACGGTGGAGCAGGGCGCCGAAGTGGACGTCGAAACGGCCATCATCAAGAAGATGATCGAATTGATCCGCAAGGAAAAGACCGGCGATTTCGAATGGAACTCGCACCGCCTGCAACGGGTGGTGACAATGAGCGCGCGCCCCCAGGATACCGCCGAATTGCAGGCATTCCTGTTCAGGGAGATGTTCCCGGACTATAAGCCGCCGGGACGCTAA
- a CDS encoding efflux RND transporter permease subunit, translating into MSISELCIRRPVMVVLLSISLILVGILAYGSIPVAALPSYNTPVINVNANLAGASPETMASSVALPLEKQFSTIAGINLITSTSTQGNTSLTLEFDPKIDINTAAVDVQAALLGAQRQLPQEMTELPSYRKVNPADAPVLFMTMNSPSMSLSDLNDYAENLIAPSISTLPGVAQVSVNGQKRFAVRVRARADLMNARNLSMDELALALRAANSNSPLGILDGPSQTLTIQGNAQLMKASEFAELIVATRNGDPVRLKDVATVEDSYQSVKTAGSYNGERSIVLLVQRQPNANTVQVVDAVRALLPRFESQVPASIKINLVNDRSVSIREAIHDVNLTLALTVALVVLVIFLFLHRAAATFIPAVTMPISLLGALALLNWLGYSLDNVSLLGITLAVGLVVDDAIVVLENIVRHIEMGKKPINAALVGAKEMGFTIVSISISLVAVFIPIFFMPGVIGLLFHEFAVVVGLSILVSAAVSLTLVPMLASRLLPPHVENGEGEKTFIGRHFEAGFTRVRNGYAKTLDIALAHRNVVLLVALATFALTVVLYVTIPKGFFPEEDLGQIRVTTEASEDTSSAALLELQDRVVAAIRADPNVQDVTSFTGGGNSGRMFLVLKPRGQRAKMPQVLDGLRKATRAIPGVAVYLSPIQNLQLGGRPSKSRYQYTLQSVSADSLGSWANKFQEAMRNDPNFRDVTSDSQNRGLQAQLTIDRDKANTLGVQMADVRTALYAAFGERQVSTIYAPAASYNVILEAAEADRQFDDALQRVSVRSRAGGLVQLASFAKVERTVGPISVNHQGQLQAITLSFNLAPDVPLGVATAAIDRMGRDMKLPASVITKYGGDAAVFKDSQSSQIILIVAALGVIYVLLGVLYESYIHPITILAGLPSAAVGALLTLRLFGLDLTMIAIIGILMLIGIVKKNAIMMIDFALDAQRNEGLSPAAAIREACILRFRPILMTTLAALMGALPIALGLGAGAELRQPLGLAVVGGLLFSQVITLYITPVIYLFLDRYSGTGPMTDDHLAEYEAAH; encoded by the coding sequence ATGAGCATTTCCGAACTGTGCATCCGGCGCCCCGTCATGGTGGTGCTGCTGTCGATCAGCCTGATCCTGGTCGGCATCCTGGCCTACGGCTCGATCCCCGTGGCCGCGCTGCCGAGCTATAACACGCCGGTCATCAACGTCAATGCCAACCTGGCCGGCGCCAGCCCGGAAACCATGGCCTCGTCGGTCGCGCTGCCGCTCGAGAAGCAGTTCTCGACCATCGCCGGCATCAACCTGATCACCTCGACCAGCACTCAGGGCAATACCTCGCTGACGCTCGAATTCGACCCGAAGATCGACATCAACACCGCCGCGGTGGACGTCCAGGCCGCGCTGCTCGGCGCCCAGCGCCAGCTGCCGCAGGAGATGACGGAGCTGCCGTCCTACCGCAAGGTCAACCCGGCCGACGCGCCGGTGCTGTTCATGACGATGAACTCGCCGTCGATGAGCCTGTCGGACCTGAACGACTACGCCGAGAACCTGATCGCGCCGAGCATCTCGACCCTGCCGGGCGTGGCCCAGGTCAGCGTCAACGGCCAGAAGCGCTTCGCGGTGCGGGTGCGCGCCAGGGCCGACCTGATGAACGCGCGTAACCTGTCGATGGACGAACTGGCGCTGGCGCTGCGCGCGGCCAACTCCAATTCGCCGCTGGGCATCCTCGATGGCCCCAGCCAGACCCTGACCATCCAGGGCAACGCCCAGCTGATGAAGGCGTCCGAGTTCGCCGAACTGATCGTCGCCACCCGCAACGGCGACCCGGTGCGCCTGAAGGACGTCGCCACCGTCGAAGACAGCTACCAGTCGGTCAAGACCGCCGGCAGCTACAACGGCGAGCGCTCGATCGTGCTGCTGGTGCAGCGCCAGCCCAATGCCAACACGGTGCAGGTGGTTGACGCGGTGCGCGCGCTGCTGCCGCGCTTCGAGTCGCAGGTGCCGGCCTCGATCAAGATCAACCTGGTGAACGACCGCTCGGTGTCGATCCGCGAGGCGATCCACGACGTCAACCTGACGCTGGCGCTGACGGTGGCGCTGGTGGTGCTGGTGATCTTCCTGTTCCTGCACCGCGCCGCCGCCACCTTCATCCCGGCCGTGACCATGCCGATCTCGCTGCTCGGCGCGCTGGCGCTGCTGAACTGGCTCGGCTACAGCCTCGATAACGTGTCGCTGCTCGGCATCACGCTGGCGGTCGGCCTGGTGGTCGACGACGCCATCGTCGTGCTGGAAAATATCGTGCGCCACATCGAGATGGGCAAGAAGCCGATCAACGCCGCGCTGGTCGGCGCCAAGGAGATGGGCTTTACCATCGTCTCGATCTCGATTTCGCTGGTTGCCGTGTTCATCCCGATCTTCTTCATGCCGGGCGTGATCGGCCTGCTGTTCCACGAATTCGCGGTGGTGGTCGGGCTGTCGATCCTGGTGTCGGCGGCGGTGTCGCTGACGCTGGTGCCGATGCTCGCCTCGCGCCTGCTGCCGCCCCATGTGGAGAACGGTGAGGGCGAGAAGACCTTCATCGGGCGCCACTTCGAAGCCGGCTTCACGCGCGTGCGCAACGGCTATGCGAAAACGCTCGACATCGCGCTGGCGCACCGCAACGTGGTGCTGCTGGTGGCGCTGGCCACTTTCGCGCTCACGGTGGTGCTGTACGTGACGATCCCGAAGGGCTTCTTCCCCGAGGAAGACCTGGGCCAGATCCGCGTCACCACGGAGGCGTCCGAGGACACCTCGTCGGCGGCGCTGCTGGAGCTGCAGGACCGCGTGGTGGCGGCGATCCGCGCCGACCCCAATGTGCAGGACGTGACCTCGTTTACCGGCGGCGGCAACAGCGGCCGCATGTTCCTGGTGCTCAAACCGCGCGGCCAGCGCGCCAAGATGCCGCAGGTGCTCGACGGACTGCGCAAGGCCACGCGCGCGATTCCCGGCGTTGCGGTCTACCTGTCGCCAATCCAGAACCTGCAGCTGGGCGGGCGGCCGTCGAAGAGCCGCTACCAGTACACGCTGCAAAGCGTCAGCGCCGATTCGCTCGGCAGCTGGGCCAACAAGTTCCAGGAAGCGATGCGCAACGACCCGAACTTCCGCGACGTCACCAGCGACTCGCAGAACCGCGGCCTGCAGGCGCAGCTGACGATCGACCGCGACAAGGCCAACACGCTGGGCGTGCAGATGGCCGACGTGCGCACCGCGCTGTACGCCGCGTTCGGCGAGCGCCAGGTCTCGACTATCTACGCGCCGGCGGCGAGCTACAACGTGATCCTCGAGGCGGCCGAAGCCGACCGCCAGTTCGACGACGCGCTGCAGCGGGTGTCGGTGCGCAGCCGCGCCGGCGGCCTGGTGCAGCTGGCCTCGTTCGCGAAGGTCGAGCGCACGGTCGGCCCGATCTCGGTCAACCACCAGGGCCAGCTGCAGGCGATCACGCTGTCGTTCAACCTGGCGCCGGACGTGCCGCTGGGCGTGGCCACCGCGGCGATCGACCGCATGGGCCGCGACATGAAGCTGCCGGCCTCGGTGATCACCAAGTACGGCGGCGACGCGGCGGTGTTCAAGGATTCGCAGTCCAGCCAGATCATCCTGATCGTCGCCGCGCTGGGCGTGATCTACGTGCTGCTCGGGGTGCTGTACGAGAGCTACATCCACCCGATCACGATCCTGGCCGGCCTGCCGTCGGCGGCGGTCGGCGCGCTCCTGACCTTGCGCCTGTTCGGCCTGGACCTGACCATGATCGCCATCATCGGCATCCTGATGCTGATCGGGATCGTCAAGAAAAACGCGATCATGATGATCGACTTCGCGCTGGACGCCCAGCGCAACGAGGGCTTGAGCCCGGCCGCGGCGATCCGCGAGGCCTGCATCCTGCGCTTCCGGCCGATCCTGATGACGACGCTGGCGGCGCTGATGGGCGCCTTGCCGATCGCGCTGGGCCTGGGCGCCGGCGCCGAGCTGCGCCAGCCGCTCGGCCTGGCGGTGGTCGGCGGCCTGCTGTTCTCGCAGGTCATCACGCTGTACATCACGCCGGTGATCTACCTGTTCCTCGACCGCTACAGCGGCACCGGCCCGATGACCGACGACCACCTGGCCGAGTACGAGGCGGCCCATTGA